The Gaiellales bacterium DNA window GGTACAGAACCCCAAGAGGTCTGCACTTCATCAGGCATTAGCCAGCGTTTCCACTGGTTATTCCTGTGTCCTGGGCAGATTACCCACGTGTTACTCACCCGTTCGCCGCTCGAGTACTCCCGAAGGAGCCTTTCCGCTCGACTTGCATGTGTTAGGCACGCCGCCAGCGTTCGTCCTGAGCCAGGATCAAACTCTCCGAGAACAGGTTGCGAAAACGGCCTCCCCCACCCGCGTCGTAACGCGAAGCGGGATCGTCGGCCGGTCTCTGACCATGAAGGGAGAGTCTCTAGATCGGTCGAAATCTGGCTGACCGATCTGCTCTCAAAGGCCGGCGCACCCACCGTCTCCGGCCCGAGGGCCGGTGGCGCAGGGTCGCCGACATGGTTTCCGCCCCCCGTGGAATTCCCGGGGTAGCGGACGAACCCGACGTCGATCAATCCGGGACGCGTCGCACCCCAGAGAGATCCCCAAACTGTTGAGTTTTCAAAGACCAGGCGCCCTCGAGCGCGACCTCTAAGCCTAGCGAGTTGCTGGGGGCCAGGCAAGTGAGGCGCGCCGGACGGAACGGCCGCTCCAAGAACCCCTCGGAGGCGGCCGACGGGGCAGTATAGCGGTCAGCCGGGCTCGATGACGGCGAACCGCCTTCCGACCCGCAGCTCGGCGCCCTCCAGGCGGGCGCGGGGAACGTCCAATTCGTCCGCCCCGAGCGGTGTTCCGTCGATCCGCACGCCGCCCTGGGAGATCAACCGGCGGGCCTCGCCCCGCGAGCTCGCAAGGCCGTTCTCGGCCAGGAGGGCCGGCATGTGCACCGGATCGCCGTCCGGAACGCGGATGCGGGGGGCATCGTCGGCCGCCCGGCCCTGCTTGAACTGGCGGTCGAACGCCGCCTCGGCCGCGGCCGCAGCCTCTGCTCCGTGCCAGCGCTCCACCAGCCGGCGGGCGAACTCCCGTTTCGCCGTGTACGGGTCGGCCGGCGGCGGGTCGTCGTCCATCAGGCAGAGGTCGTAGTAGATCGGCATCAGCTCGTCGACGCAGCGCATCGCCTTGCCGTACATCTCGTTCGGCGGGTCGTCGATCCCGATGTAGTTGCCGAGCGAGGCGCTCATCTTCTGCGTGCCGTTGGGGCCGTTGATCAGCGGCGTCGTCAGGATCAGCTGGGGATCCTGGCCATACGCCTGCTGGATGTCGCGGCCGGTGAGCAGGTTGTACTCCTGGTCGGTGCCCCCGAGCTCGACGTCGGCATCGATCGCGA harbors:
- the tyrS gene encoding tyrosine--tRNA ligase, giving the protein MPDVAALTRNAVKVLPEGELERKLALGRPLRVKLGIDPTARDIHIGQAIPLQRMRAFQDQGHTGILIVGDYTARVGDPSGRSKERRVLSDAEIDGNAKRYFEQALRILDPERTELRFNGEWLGKLDFAELLRLTRIVTVSRLLERDDFERRFKANQPISVSEFLYPLMQGYDSVAIDADVELGGTDQEYNLLTGRDIQQAYGQDPQLILTTPLINGPNGTQKMSASLGNYIGIDDPPNEMYGKAMRCVDELMPIYYDLCLMDDDPPPADPYTAKREFARRLVERWHGAEAAAAAEAAFDRQFKQGRAADDAPRIRVPDGDPVHMPALLAENGLASSRGEARRLISQGGVRIDGTPLGADELDVPRARLEGAELRVGRRFAVIEPG